The following proteins come from a genomic window of Flavobacteriaceae bacterium MAR_2010_188:
- a CDS encoding Tetratricopeptide repeat-containing protein — translation MKTRITLVFAALFLSFNMSFAQQDEESMTNLTIFTDYYKSKKYDEAYEPWMKVRTKSPKFNRAIYAYGETILKHKIDNSTGAEKKAYIEDLMKLYDESLQYYPSNYSVGSIAGDKLNIMYDNKDDLKTTPKQLFEAGDKGYKDDLQNFTNPRALYIYFSSMVDMHAAGQAEIQQVFDKYDDVSDKIETEVEKVTEDLNKLVEKEDAGTKLSSKEEGYKRQYESYLENYDKIGGSIDSKLGQLANCENLIPLYQKNFEQFKNDAVWLKRAVSRMYNKECTDDPLYTKMVKAYDETDPSADTKYFVATLLFKQNKDKEAQDYLNQSYDLQTDKFKKGKLAKRIANSLKGKGQFGAARRYYQEALKLNPSDGSPHLSIAGMYASSANSCGDSNFNKRAVFWLAAQEAAKAGRVDGNLKSASSQSVTSYNAKAPQRSEIFQEGNQGKTIQIGCWIGMSVTVPTL, via the coding sequence ATGAAGACGAGAATTACATTAGTATTTGCGGCATTGTTCTTATCATTCAATATGAGTTTTGCTCAGCAAGATGAAGAGAGCATGACGAATCTTACCATCTTTACCGACTATTACAAGAGTAAAAAATATGACGAGGCATATGAGCCTTGGATGAAGGTGAGAACCAAATCTCCAAAGTTTAACCGAGCGATCTATGCTTACGGGGAAACCATCCTTAAACATAAAATCGATAATTCTACTGGAGCTGAGAAAAAAGCTTATATAGAAGATTTGATGAAATTGTACGATGAGTCTCTACAATATTATCCTTCAAATTATTCAGTTGGAAGTATTGCAGGCGACAAGCTGAATATCATGTATGATAATAAGGATGACTTAAAAACAACTCCTAAGCAACTTTTTGAAGCTGGTGATAAGGGCTATAAAGACGATTTGCAAAATTTTACAAATCCTAGAGCATTATATATTTACTTCTCTTCCATGGTTGACATGCATGCCGCTGGTCAAGCAGAGATTCAACAAGTGTTCGATAAATATGATGATGTATCAGATAAAATCGAAACTGAAGTTGAAAAGGTAACCGAAGACCTTAACAAGTTAGTTGAGAAAGAAGATGCTGGTACTAAACTATCTTCTAAGGAAGAAGGTTATAAGAGACAATATGAAAGTTATTTAGAGAACTATGATAAAATCGGTGGAAGTATCGATTCTAAACTGGGACAACTTGCAAACTGTGAGAACCTGATTCCTCTTTACCAGAAAAACTTTGAGCAGTTCAAGAATGATGCAGTATGGTTGAAGCGTGCGGTAAGCAGAATGTACAATAAAGAATGTACTGATGACCCATTATATACCAAGATGGTAAAGGCTTATGATGAAACTGATCCTTCTGCAGATACTAAATATTTCGTTGCAACATTATTGTTCAAACAAAATAAAGATAAAGAAGCTCAGGATTACTTAAATCAATCTTACGACCTACAAACTGATAAATTCAAAAAAGGAAAATTAGCGAAAAGAATTGCTAATAGTCTTAAAGGTAAAGGTCAATTCGGAGCTGCGAGACGTTATTATCAAGAAGCTTTAAAATTAAATCCTTCTGACGGTAGCCCACACCTTTCAATTGCTGGAATGTATGCGAGTAGTGCAAATAGCTGTGGAGATAGTAACTTCAACAAAAGAGCTGTGTTCTGGTTAGCTGCACAAGAAGCTGCTAAAGCAGGTAGAGTAGATGGAAATTTAAAGTCTGCTTCAAGCCAAAGTGTGACAAGTTACAATGCAAAAGCACCTCAGAGAAGTGAAATTTTCCAAGAAGGTAATCAAGGAAAAACAATACAGATTGGATGTTGGATTGGGATGAGTGTTACTGTCCCAACTCTATAA
- a CDS encoding Hemolysin, contains CBS domains yields the protein MDSNLLIVILMLVLSAFFSGMEIAYISSNKIHIEIEKKKNDFLAKILSKLTVKPSKFIATMLIGNNIALVVYGFMMGDMLMAWFQSMLPTDYPFFHYILVDLSLLTQTIISTIIILITAEFLPKVFFQIYANYILKIFAVPAYMFYLLFSVVSDFVIWISDNILRIFFKTEGEDVELVLTKVELGNYISEQMESVEEHDEVDSEIQIFQNALEFSEVKSREVMVPRTEIIAVEVNDSVKNIANLFIASGLSKILVYKDSIDDLLGYIHSFELFKKPKTIKEITLPVLYVPETMLAKDVLNMLTKRRMSMAVVIDEYGGTAGIMTIEDIVEELFGEIEDEHDSIELIEMKIDEFNFKFSSRLEVDYVNENYKLDLPIGENYETLGGLILNQTEGIPEEKEQILIENFLFTILEVSSTKIEVVSLKILKDD from the coding sequence ATGGATAGCAATTTGCTGATAGTTATTTTAATGTTGGTTCTTTCTGCATTTTTTAGCGGTATGGAAATCGCATACATTTCTTCAAACAAAATTCATATTGAAATTGAGAAGAAAAAAAATGATTTTCTGGCTAAAATCCTTTCAAAACTTACGGTAAAACCTTCCAAGTTTATTGCTACCATGCTAATTGGGAACAACATTGCATTGGTTGTTTATGGTTTTATGATGGGAGATATGCTTATGGCTTGGTTTCAATCTATGTTGCCGACCGATTATCCTTTCTTCCATTATATTTTAGTCGATTTAAGTTTGCTTACCCAGACAATAATTTCAACTATTATCATATTGATTACCGCGGAATTTTTGCCAAAAGTGTTCTTTCAGATTTATGCCAATTACATTCTTAAAATATTTGCAGTACCAGCCTATATGTTCTACCTATTATTTTCGGTGGTTTCGGATTTTGTTATTTGGATTTCTGATAACATCCTTCGCATTTTCTTTAAAACCGAAGGCGAAGACGTAGAGCTGGTTTTGACCAAAGTAGAACTTGGTAATTACATCAGTGAGCAGATGGAGTCTGTAGAAGAACATGATGAAGTCGATAGTGAGATTCAGATTTTTCAAAATGCGCTAGAATTTTCTGAAGTTAAATCCCGTGAGGTTATGGTGCCCCGTACCGAGATTATCGCGGTAGAAGTGAATGATTCGGTAAAGAATATCGCCAATCTTTTTATCGCTTCTGGCCTATCCAAAATATTGGTCTACAAAGATTCAATCGACGATTTACTGGGATATATTCATTCTTTTGAATTATTCAAAAAGCCAAAAACTATAAAGGAAATCACCTTGCCAGTTCTTTATGTTCCTGAAACGATGCTCGCCAAGGATGTCTTGAATATGCTAACCAAACGCAGGATGAGTATGGCGGTTGTAATCGACGAATACGGCGGTACTGCAGGTATCATGACCATAGAGGATATTGTAGAAGAACTTTTTGGCGAAATTGAAGACGAGCACGATTCTATTGAATTAATCGAGATGAAAATCGACGAATTCAATTTTAAATTTTCATCGCGACTAGAGGTCGATTACGTAAACGAAAATTATAAACTCGATTTACCGATTGGCGAAAATTACGAAACTTTGGGTGGCCTAATTTTAAATCAGACCGAGGGCATTCCTGAAGAAAAAGAACAAATTTTAATAGAAAACTTTCTCTTTACAATTCTCGAGGTTTCTTCAACCAAAATCGAGGTTGTTTCCTTAAAAATACTGAAGGACGACTAA
- a CDS encoding Long-chain fatty acid transport protein yields the protein MVKKLLVVLICALSLQINAQDKAASPYSFYGIGTLKFKGTVENRSMGGLSIFTDSIHLNLRNPASYVSPNLKVFNEESRPVKFSVGGSNNSLTLKGENSETKANTTTFNYVAFSFPIGRFGAGFGLLPYTAVGYKLESDNNNDDLVDNRYQGEGGLNKAFIGLGYMITDNLSIGVDVSYNFGNTQNNSIGFLYDDNGDLIQYQTLEQNRSDLSGINTNFGLTYKTMINEKLQLTSSVTYAPKSNLKSNNTRTFSTVIYNQTSGQSVTVNTVDGNLEEQNLKSTDLSLPSRLAFGGGLGKPRKWFVGAEYTLTNTSEFSNPIIAIEDANFVNASGFAVGGFFIPDYNSFSSYWKRVTYRSGVHFENTGLNIKGEDINEFGMSFGVGLPVGGFFSNANVGLEFGKRGTTNQNLIQENFVNLQISLSLNDRWFQKLKYK from the coding sequence ATGGTCAAAAAACTTCTCGTAGTTTTAATCTGCGCGCTATCGCTTCAAATTAATGCTCAAGATAAAGCCGCCTCGCCCTATTCATTTTATGGTATCGGTACTTTAAAATTTAAAGGAACGGTGGAAAACAGAAGTATGGGTGGTCTTAGCATCTTTACAGATAGTATTCACCTTAACCTTAGAAATCCTGCTTCTTATGTATCTCCAAACCTAAAAGTATTTAATGAAGAGAGCAGGCCGGTAAAATTTTCTGTTGGTGGTTCCAATAATAGCTTAACCTTAAAGGGTGAGAACTCAGAGACCAAGGCAAATACTACTACATTTAATTATGTCGCTTTTTCATTCCCGATTGGTCGTTTCGGTGCGGGTTTTGGACTTTTACCATATACCGCAGTTGGCTATAAACTAGAATCCGATAATAACAATGATGATTTGGTAGATAATCGTTATCAAGGTGAAGGAGGGCTTAATAAGGCATTTATTGGTCTGGGTTATATGATTACTGATAATTTGAGTATTGGGGTAGACGTTAGTTACAATTTTGGTAACACCCAAAATAATTCTATCGGTTTTCTTTATGATGACAATGGTGATTTGATACAATATCAGACCTTAGAGCAGAATCGATCCGATTTAAGTGGCATCAATACAAATTTTGGTCTTACTTATAAGACTATGATTAACGAGAAACTGCAGCTTACTAGCTCAGTAACGTATGCGCCAAAGAGCAACTTAAAATCTAATAATACTAGAACCTTTTCTACGGTTATTTATAACCAAACCTCTGGGCAGTCAGTGACAGTCAATACAGTTGATGGTAACCTAGAGGAACAAAATTTGAAATCTACTGATTTATCATTACCTTCACGGCTTGCCTTTGGAGGAGGATTAGGTAAACCAAGAAAGTGGTTTGTTGGAGCAGAATATACTTTAACAAACACAAGTGAATTTTCAAACCCCATAATTGCAATAGAAGATGCAAATTTCGTCAATGCATCAGGTTTTGCAGTTGGTGGTTTTTTTATTCCTGACTACAATTCATTTTCAAGTTATTGGAAGAGAGTCACATATCGGTCAGGGGTTCATTTTGAGAACACAGGTTTAAATATTAAGGGGGAAGACATAAATGAGTTTGGCATGTCTTTTGGAGTTGGGTTACCAGTTGGTGGTTTTTTCTCTAATGCGAATGTAGGATTAGAATTCGGAAAACGAGGAACGACAAACCAAAACCTAATCCAAGAAAATTTTGTAAACCTGCAGATCAGCCTATCCTTAAATGATAGATGGTTCCAGAAACTTAAATATAAATAA
- a CDS encoding LPS export ABC transporter protein LptC, which produces MLDWDECYCPNSIMPIINRDIIVSMVTTIVVTMLFSCKNNFKEVQKMGILQNEPISEAHGINLKFTDSGKITANLKSPKMLDYSNRDFPFSEFPDGVNLTLYDDNKNQNIIVADYAIVYDETHLIDLQGNVIISTPAKDSIFADQLYYDQKNEWIFTNKPVRMISNGNTSKGNILDTNRNFYPFQLLESSATIYVKEE; this is translated from the coding sequence ATGTTGGATTGGGATGAGTGTTACTGTCCCAACTCTATAATGCCAATTATAAATAGAGACATAATAGTAAGCATGGTCACAACAATTGTTGTGACCATGCTTTTTTCTTGTAAAAACAATTTTAAGGAAGTGCAAAAAATGGGTATTCTTCAAAATGAACCTATTAGTGAAGCACACGGCATCAATCTTAAATTTACCGATTCTGGCAAAATAACGGCCAACCTTAAAAGTCCCAAGATGCTAGATTATAGCAATAGGGATTTCCCTTTTTCAGAATTTCCGGATGGTGTGAATCTTACTTTGTATGACGACAATAAGAATCAGAATATTATTGTAGCAGATTATGCCATTGTTTATGATGAAACTCATCTCATAGATTTACAGGGAAATGTTATAATCAGTACGCCGGCTAAGGATTCTATCTTCGCTGACCAATTATACTACGACCAAAAGAACGAATGGATCTTTACCAACAAACCAGTAAGGATGATTTCTAATGGGAATACTAGCAAAGGAAATATTCTAGATACTAACAGAAACTTCTATCCATTTCAGCTTTTAGAATCCAGTGCGACCATTTACGTCAAAGAGGAATAA